The Myroides phaeus DNA segment AGTACCCATTAGGTTCTGGCGGAAAACGGAAATGAAGTTTTTCTGTTGGCAAACCATTTTTAAGATCTTCTTCAATGATCTGCTCAATAAAGTTTAATGATTTCTCTTTTGTTGACATGGAAATATTTATTATAACTACAAAGGTATCAAAAAAGTAGTCAATTCTTGAGTCTTTTAGCGTATTATAAATATAAAACAGTCAAATTATTTGTACTTTTAGCGTTCTTAAAACAGAAAGAATTAATTATGGGAATTATTAAATTAAATAATATTAGAACTTTTTCTTTTCACGGATGTATGGATGAAGAGGCTAAAATTGGTTCTGACTATCGCATAGATGTTGTTGCTAAAGGTGATTTTACTAAAGCAGCGGCAACAGATGAATTAGAATATGCAATTGATTATGTTCATTTAAACAAGATTGTGAAAGAAGAAATGGACAAGAGAGCTAAATTGTTAGAAACGGTTTGTCAAAGAATAATAGACAGAGTGTTTGTTGAAATTAGAATGGTGAATGAAGTTAAGGTCTCTGTATCTAAAATTAACCCGCCAATTGGTGGAGATGTAGAATACGTAACTGTTGAAATGCAGGGAGTTAGATAATAAATGTTTTTTTAGGTGCAAAAAAACACTAAATAGATTTTTAAATCTAAAAATAATTAGTAAGTTTGCAATCCAAATAAAGGACATGGCTTCGTGTCCGAGTGGCTAGGAAGCGGTCTGCAAAACCGTCTACAGCGGTTCGAATCCGCTCGAAGCCTCAACAAAAAGGATAGCTATTTAGCTATCCTTTTTTTATACCCATAAAAAAACGGCTAAGTAATTTTAAATTACTTAGCCGTTTTTAGTTTATATTGAATTGAACTTATTCTGTCTGTTCTAAGGCCTTTATAGGGATGTTTAAGCTATTATTTCCAGATTTAGGTAAAATACCTTTAATCATAATTACTAAACCGAAAACAATCAAGATTATACTACTAATCTTTTTCACTTTTAAAATATTTTCTGGAGTAAGTTTCTTTCTCAATTGCTTAGCCAGCGTAATTTTAAACAAATCGGTAATGAAGTAAGCAGTAATTGTAAAACCAAAGAAAGTAAACATTCTTCCTGTATCCATATCCATATTTGGACCTAATGTAATGATAATAGCTAACCAAAAACCTAAAACCCCAACATTGATAAAGTTAAGTAAGAATCCTTTTGCAAAAAGATTCAAATAATCTCTTCTAAGATTAGGAGGTGCAATTTGTAAAGTATCTACTTGCACTTTTTTAAGCCTTACAAAGGAAATGATTCCGTAAGTAAGCATAATAATTCCTCCAAAAATAAATAAAGCAGGATCATCTTTGATTGCGTTGATTAAGCGAAAACTACTAAAAAAAGCAACAGCAAAAAACAGAGCATCTGCTAAGATTACTCCTGTATCAAATGCTATAGCAGCTTTGAACCCTCTCGTTATACTTGTTTCAATAAGAATAAAAAAAACAGGGCCAATCATAAAGCTCAAGAAAAAACCAAGCGATATTCCTGTAATTAAGTCGTCTATCATTGTCATTAATTAAAAAATGCCAATTATACAATTGGCATTTGAATATATCTTTTGCAAGATACGGCTTTTTGACTTAAAAGTTAAATTATTCGTTCGTTACTTTTTTAACAGTTCCCCCTAAAACATTCTTTTCAGTTACGTTTTTTGGATTACCATAAATAGTAATGCTCCCTCCTGCTCTGGTTTTTGCATCCACTAATTCAGAAGCATACACATCTGCTTGTCCTCCTGCATTAACTGTTACAGTTGTCTGGTTAGTTAGAAGCTTTTTGTTTTTGATTTCTGCTCCAGAATTTGAAACAATATCTTGAACAGCTGCTTTACCAGATAATTTAACTACAGAACCAGAACCTGCTTTTACATCTACTCTTTCTGTGTCAATTTCGGCTACAATTGTAGCACCATTTTTTGCAGTTACATCTAATTTTGTAGCTT contains these protein-coding regions:
- a CDS encoding head GIN domain-containing protein, with the protein product MKKLALLLALIVSPFIFAQKSSVLGDFNTMGVFDQIQLTLVPSDTQKIEIEGTNADNVNVVNKNGNLKIKMNFVKSLQGEGIKVTLFYKNLTEILADEGASIKTTAPIKATKLDVTAKNGATIVAEIDTERVDVKAGSGSVVKLSGKAAVQDIVSNSGAEIKNKKLLTNQTTVTVNAGGQADVYASELVDAKTRAGGSITIYGNPKNVTEKNVLGGTVKKVTNE
- a CDS encoding LysE family translocator; the encoded protein is MIDDLITGISLGFFLSFMIGPVFFILIETSITRGFKAAIAFDTGVILADALFFAVAFFSSFRLINAIKDDPALFIFGGIIMLTYGIISFVRLKKVQVDTLQIAPPNLRRDYLNLFAKGFLLNFINVGVLGFWLAIIITLGPNMDMDTGRMFTFFGFTITAYFITDLFKITLAKQLRKKLTPENILKVKKISSIILIVFGLVIMIKGILPKSGNNSLNIPIKALEQTE
- the folB gene encoding dihydroneopterin aldolase; amino-acid sequence: MGIIKLNNIRTFSFHGCMDEEAKIGSDYRIDVVAKGDFTKAAATDELEYAIDYVHLNKIVKEEMDKRAKLLETVCQRIIDRVFVEIRMVNEVKVSVSKINPPIGGDVEYVTVEMQGVR